The segment TTATTAATATTACCAGTGATGGTCTCCAGACAGGCAGATATATGCAACAGGTATATTTTCCGATAGTTCCCATACTGGTGATACCATTCATCTTTGAAGTCTTCAGAAACACAAAAGGAATCAGTCACATTTCAAGTATAGTAGTCATTGCCTCTATTGTTATCTTTAGGATAATACAAATCGTTGAAGCGGGAGAGGTTTTCGGGCAAAGGGTCGCATATATCAAAGGTCTGGCAGCTTATGGCAGGCAAATGCCGGGAGATAAATTTTTCATAAACGAAAATGAAGACAAAAATCTGACAATGCCTTTCGGCTGGTCATTGCCGGTCGAATCTATATTGTACTCTTCTGAGAAAGGAAGAGATTTCACAGTATCACTGATCACTCAATCTGATTTAAACTTCAGGGATAACAGGATGAATCTGAAACCTGGCCAGTTTATATTCCAGCAGTGGGATATTTGTGAAGTAAGCTATCTTAATCCTAACTACTTCACACTTTGTAATGGCCTTTACCGGGAACTTGAAATGATTCCGATAAACATGACATCATTCGGTAAAAATTTGAAACTTTCATTTCATTATTCCAGATTATATACATTTAAAACCGGTGAAGCTGTCTATCTGCCGGTTAATATTGAGAATCTTAATAGTACTCCTATTACAGGTGATTTGCAAAAGAAAATAAAGATAGCTTATCACTGGTACAAAAATAAAGAACTCATTGAATGGGATGGTATCAGAACACCATTGAAAAGTTACATCATAAAAAAATCCGAACAGGATATACTTGTCATCACTCCTGATCAACCCGGAAGATACAGATTAGTCATTGAGATGCTTATTGAGGATCAGGCCTGGTTTGGGAATAATGTTGAGAGAGAAGTGGAGATTACTCAATGATCAATTATCAATGATCAGATATGAGAGAGGAATTATCGTTATTTGTCATTTATTATCTTCAGTAATTGCTTCAGTTCTGCTTCGATTTCTTTACGCATGTACACTTCTTTTTCAAATGCAGACCGTAATTCCAATAATTCATTTTCAAGGGCTTCTTTTTCGGCGAGGAGTAACTGATTGGATTCTGAAAATTTCCCGATTTGGTTACTTACATGTTGTCCCTCTGTTTCCAGCTTCTGGATAATGCTGTTTTGACCGGATATTTGTTTATTTAATCCGGCAAGATAAGTGTCTTTTTCAGAGACCAACCTTTTGCGACGCCTGAATTTGAAAATGTAAATAATCGCCACAATTAGAAATGTAAGGAACAGTAAGCAAACGGCTCCCCCTATAAAAAAAAGGAAATCAAATAAAAGATGAAGATTTTTGACTTCGGTTTCAGATTTTCCGAGTGATTGCTCTTTTTCAGTTAACTGCTGCTGTAAGAAAATAGTTTTCTCACTGGCTGTCTGGAGTCTGTTTATCAGATCAGGAAGCACCGAATCGATTATAATATCATCAGTTTTTACGATAGCTTCAAGGCTTTCGGAATAATTCCTCATATTGATCCATGTCCGACGTGTCATCGTGTCTTTGATCAGGAGGTAATTCTGGAAAGATTTGCCACGGTAGTAAAGCAATGAATCCATGTCGTGCTGTGATACGGCATCAAAGACAGAACAAAAGAGGATGATTGTCAGAATCGCTAATCGCATCAGTTCGAATTAATGTTTGTCGGCTCTTTCTCCGGATATCCGTAATGGGAACAAAGGTTTAAAATCCTATACTAAAATACAAATTTCTGATCATATAACGACATAATGAAGGTAATCACGGCAGAACCTTTATTTAAAATATTTACCTTTGAGAAACTTAAAAATTCATTACCTCCTGTCAAGATGTTGAGAAAGGGAACCGTTTATACTTTACTTATAGTTGCTCTCTGCTCATTATTTGTTGGTGCCGCCCCTGGAGGGTATAAAATCATTATCAGGATTAACCAATTATCGGATACTGTATGCTTTTTAGCCAGTTATTTCGGTGACAAGACTTTTCTGATCGATACAGCCTTTTGCAATTCCTCAGGAGAGTGTGTATTTCAGGGCGATACCACTCTCGATGCCGGAATGTATCTAATAGCCGGACAAAAGAAAAACAAGTTATTTGACTTCATCATCACCGACAGGCAGAATTTCCGAATTGAAACCGATGCAGCAGATTTTACAAAACAAATGAAGTTCAAAGGATCAGAGGAGAACACCTTGTTTTATGAATACATCAATTTTTTGTCGAAGAAATATAAAGAAGTGGATTACTGGCAGAATTTGCTAAAGCGACCTTCCCAGGGAGAAGATTCGGTTGTCATTATCCGTTCAGAGATTCTAAAGGTAGACAGGGAAGTAAAAGACTACCGGAACAATGTCATTTACCGTCATAGCGGTACTTTTCTTGCCACTTTTCTCACAGCTTCCATTGAACCAGAAATACCTCCTGATCCCGGATCGATGAGCGGCAATACAGATTCCTCTTTTGCTTACCGGTATTATAAGCAGCATTATTGGGATAATTTTGACCTGAATGATGAGAGGTTATTACGAACCCCCTTATTCCAGAAAAAAATCGATGACTATTTTGCGAAACTTGTCATTCCTGTAGCAGACTCACTATGTCAGGAAATTGACCGTTTATTGCTGAATGTTGCAGGTAATAATGAAATCTTCAAATATCTTCTGTGGAATTTTATCGTCAAATATGAGCGTTCAGAAATCATGGGGATGGATGCTGTTTTCGTTCACCTGGTAAAAAAATATATTCGTCCACAGCGCCTGGATTGGCTTAATGAAACTGTGAGACAAAACCTTATCGACAGGGCTAAAATACTTGATCCGCTGCTTATCGGCAAGCCGGCTCCTGTTATGATATTGCTGGACACGAATGACATTCCTGTTTCGCTTTATAGCATAAATGCACAATACACAATAATATATTTCTGGGAAAAAGATTGTGGTCATTGCCAGAAAGAGACTCCGTTATTAAAAGCCTTCTATAATAACAGCCATGATAGCCTGAATTTTGAAGTCTATGCAGTATGTATCGACACATCTATCGTAGCATGGAAAAAGTATATCCATGAAAAAGATCTCAGATGGATAAATGTCAATGGCTACCTAAGCATGACGAGTAATTTTCATGACCTTTATGATGTGCATTCCTCACCTGTTATGTACCTGCTTGATCAAAAGAAGAACATTCTGGCAAAGCGAATATTGACGGAACAGATAAAAGAACTCATCCTGAAAAAGGAAAAAATGAAAAATGAAATGTACAAAATAAAATTGATAAAAATGTATAATTATTTTATAACCAATGTATTATGATTAAAATGAAAATATCTAACAAGTGGTTTCTGCTTCATGTTCTCTTTCTTATATCGACGATGGTATATTCACAGCGTGGATGGACTCCCCAGAGTTCTGGGATCACAAAAACACTCACAGATGTGCACTTTGAGAGCAGCACTAAAGGTTGGGTGGTCGGATACAATGGAACAATCCTTAAAACAACAGATGGCGGAGAGAACTGGGAACTGCAAATACTCCAGCCATCCACCTATTGGGAAGGTGTTTGGTTCACCAGTGATACTACCGGCTGGGTATGCGGAACAATGGGCAA is part of the Bacteroidota bacterium genome and harbors:
- a CDS encoding DUF5106 domain-containing protein, which gives rise to MKVITAEPLFKIFTFEKLKNSLPPVKMLRKGTVYTLLIVALCSLFVGAAPGGYKIIIRINQLSDTVCFLASYFGDKTFLIDTAFCNSSGECVFQGDTTLDAGMYLIAGQKKNKLFDFIITDRQNFRIETDAADFTKQMKFKGSEENTLFYEYINFLSKKYKEVDYWQNLLKRPSQGEDSVVIIRSEILKVDREVKDYRNNVIYRHSGTFLATFLTASIEPEIPPDPGSMSGNTDSSFAYRYYKQHYWDNFDLNDERLLRTPLFQKKIDDYFAKLVIPVADSLCQEIDRLLLNVAGNNEIFKYLLWNFIVKYERSEIMGMDAVFVHLVKKYIRPQRLDWLNETVRQNLIDRAKILDPLLIGKPAPVMILLDTNDIPVSLYSINAQYTIIYFWEKDCGHCQKETPLLKAFYNNSHDSLNFEVYAVCIDTSIVAWKKYIHEKDLRWINVNGYLSMTSNFHDLYDVHSSPVMYLLDQKKNILAKRILTEQIKELILKKEKMKNEMYKIKLIKMYNYFITNVL